The Edaphobacter flagellatus sequence CACGAAGCGCGGGCCGCATATGCCATGGCTCTTGCAGAAAGGAACCGTTTACAGTCAGCGGAGTCTCTCGCGCAGGTGAACTACGATCGCATGCAGCGCCTCTATGCTCTCCGCGCGGCATCAGTCGAGCAGACGGAGCAGGCACGTCAAGAGCTGGTTAATGCCAAAACCTCTCTTGCAAACGGGATAACCGACGTAGTTCGCAGCAAAACGCATCTGGAAGAGAATCTTGGTATCCCCGCAGACCTGCCTGCAAATGAAAATAGTGAGATCGCAGAGCTGATTCCGATCATCGCGCCTGCGAGCGGATATGTTCTCCAAAAAAACGCAACACCCGGTACGACCGTAGCGCCCGCCACCGACATCTTCGTCCTCGGGGACACACGGCATCTATGGATGCTCGCCTCTGTTGGACAGGAACTCCTTGGTCAACTCAAGGTTGGGCAAAGCGCATGGGTCACGCTTCCCGGAGTTCCCGGACAACGGTTTACCGGACGAATCAGCAACCTCGGGCAAGAGTTCGATCCGACTACGCGGCGTCTTCAGGTCCGCATCGATCTTGAGCATCCTGGCACCATTCTGCGTCCTGAGATGCTGGCAACCGCGGAGATAGCCGTCGGTGAGACACATCCGCTCATCGTCGTCCCCCCTGAGGCTGTGCAGCAGGTCAACGGACAGGATGTCGTCTTTGTGCGCAAGTCCTCTGACCGCTTCACGCTCCGGCCGGTACGCGTCGGCAACTCGGTTAACGGCAAGGTCGTCATCGCTGAGGGAGTTCATCCTGGCGAGGAAATCGTTACTCAGGGCAGCTTCTTACTCAAGTCCCAGTTCCTTAAAGCTTCCATGCAGGGAGATTGATACGTCGTGTTCGGTAAGATTCTCACGTTTGCTCTGAGTCATCGCTGGGGAGTGCTGCTTGGAGTTGTGGCACTGATTGCAGCCGGCGGATGGGCGGTTAACACCATCCCCGTCGATGCATTTCCAGACCTGACCAACAACCAGGTGGTCATCGTCACCGATGCTCCGTCGATGCCTCCCTCGGAGGTCGAACAGCTTGTCACCTATCCGATTGAACGCACGTTGATGGGAATGCCCAACCAGTTGGAGGTGCGTTCGCTCTCCAAACTGGGCCTCTCCATGGTGACGGTGGTCTTCGACGACGGCGTTCCCACTTACTTTGCGCGCCAGCTGGTCAACGAGCGCCTGCAACAGGTGACAACCTCTCTGCCCGCAGGCATTCAACCCATATTGAGTCCGCCATCTACCGCCTTCGGAGAGCTGTACCAGTACACGCTGAAAGGGGGCGGGCTCACTCCCATGGAGCTGAAGGATGTGCAGGAGTGGCAGATCAAGCCATGGCTGCGGACCGTTCCGGGAGTCAGCGACGTGAATACCTGGGGCGGCGAGACAAGGCAATATCAGATCAGGGTCGATCCGGCCCTTCTCCAGCAGTACGGTCTGACGCTCAAGGACGTTGCCACGCGGGTCGCCGAAAACAACACCAACTTTGGGG is a genomic window containing:
- a CDS encoding efflux RND transporter periplasmic adaptor subunit — its product is MRLRVERQRPLRSSNAMLTLATLVVMTGFASGCRSSAPAGANAQPNASSEPAASKSASDGAEIVLPAAEQRGVITTTTLAVQQEPSLLQFAGRIVLPDNESWHVGVLTTGRIERVYANLGNYVHKGEVLARMHSHDVHEARAAYAMALAERNRLQSAESLAQVNYDRMQRLYALRAASVEQTEQARQELVNAKTSLANGITDVVRSKTHLEENLGIPADLPANENSEIAELIPIIAPASGYVLQKNATPGTTVAPATDIFVLGDTRHLWMLASVGQELLGQLKVGQSAWVTLPGVPGQRFTGRISNLGQEFDPTTRRLQVRIDLEHPGTILRPEMLATAEIAVGETHPLIVVPPEAVQQVNGQDVVFVRKSSDRFTLRPVRVGNSVNGKVVIAEGVHPGEEIVTQGSFLLKSQFLKASMQGD